The Mauremys reevesii isolate NIE-2019 unplaced genomic scaffold, ASM1616193v1 Contig1, whole genome shotgun sequence genome includes a region encoding these proteins:
- the LOC120392533 gene encoding killer cell lectin-like receptor subfamily F member 1, whose protein sequence is MYGGKCFWASKESRIWHKSHDDCSAKSSHLLVIQDQKEMDFISSVTQDTNPVWLGLTMTSPEWKWTWLDNSLLDQTLFPVVGSGERNSCGVIKGKQIHSETCNAVVKWICEKEALLL, encoded by the exons ATGTATGGGGGAAAATGTTTCTGGGCATCTAAAGAGAGTCGAATTTGGCACAAGAGCCATGATGATTGCTCAGCAAAGAGTTCTCACCTCCTGGTGATTCAGGATCAAAAGGAGATG GATTTCATATCCAGTGTTACACAGGACACAAATCCAGTTTGGCTGGGACTCACCATGACATCCCCAGAGTGGAAGTGGACCTGGCTGGACAACTCTCTTCTAGATCAAACACT GTTCCCAGTAGTCGGCTCTGGTGAAAGGAACAGCTGTGGAGTGATAAAAGGGAAGCAGATTCATTCTGAAACCTGCAATGCTGTTGTTAAATGGATTTGTGAGAAGGAAGCTCTCCTGCTGTAA